From the Microbacterium thalassium genome, one window contains:
- a CDS encoding GlcG/HbpS family heme-binding protein, with amino-acid sequence MPKNVMQEDAEKIMAVAEREALRIGKGLSIAVVDSGGFIVSIRRFDGARPMTPMIALSKAYTSAVMQRPSAMLKPWSNSDPAFFSQVSTMGHFPIVATGGGVTLKRDGEFVGGVGVSGGTPGEDEELAQAILTELGYDTDFAEWAGAKGAAAGKD; translated from the coding sequence ATGCCGAAGAACGTCATGCAGGAGGACGCCGAGAAGATCATGGCCGTGGCGGAGCGCGAGGCGCTGCGCATCGGCAAGGGCCTGTCGATCGCGGTCGTCGACTCGGGCGGCTTCATCGTCAGCATCCGCCGCTTCGACGGCGCCCGTCCGATGACGCCGATGATCGCCCTGTCGAAGGCATATACCTCGGCGGTCATGCAGCGCCCGAGCGCCATGCTCAAGCCGTGGTCGAACTCGGACCCGGCTTTCTTCAGCCAGGTCTCGACGATGGGCCACTTCCCGATCGTCGCGACCGGCGGCGGGGTGACCCTCAAGCGCGACGGCGAGTTCGTCGGCGGCGTGGGGGTCTCTGGCGGCACGCCCGGCGAAGACGAGGAACTCGCCCAGGCGATCCTGACCGAACTGGGCTACGACACTGATTTCGCCGAGTGGGCGGGCGCCAAGGGCGCCGCCGCCGGCAAGGACTGA
- a CDS encoding alpha/beta fold hydrolase, giving the protein MPTVDNNGTSIYYEVHGAGSPVVFVHGSGGHHAAWWQQVVALRDTHTVVTLDLRGFGNSDSDETYDSLSFPGDIVAVLEDADLTDAVLVGQSIGAAAALKAALRVPERIRGVILAHSLGGIDAPEVTPLVKADRAEAEKLPVIDRLLTKEFRAEQPAKTFLFTQQGTFNKARMQDLRNLATDGPTVADLEAVGVRVAFLAGEKDAVISPATVTKAHELVAGSLLEIVPGAPHSMYWEAPELFNTAVAKLVDALERVEVLERN; this is encoded by the coding sequence ATGCCCACAGTGGACAACAACGGCACATCCATCTACTACGAGGTGCACGGCGCGGGGTCGCCGGTCGTGTTCGTGCACGGCTCGGGTGGCCACCACGCCGCCTGGTGGCAGCAGGTGGTGGCGCTGCGAGACACCCACACCGTCGTCACGCTCGACTTGCGCGGCTTCGGCAACTCCGACTCCGACGAGACCTACGACAGCCTTAGCTTCCCGGGTGACATCGTCGCGGTGCTCGAGGACGCAGACCTCACCGACGCGGTGCTGGTGGGGCAGTCGATCGGTGCCGCGGCGGCGCTGAAGGCCGCGCTGCGGGTTCCCGAGCGCATCCGCGGCGTCATCCTCGCCCACTCGCTCGGCGGCATCGACGCCCCCGAGGTCACGCCCCTGGTGAAGGCCGATCGCGCCGAGGCTGAGAAGCTGCCGGTCATCGACCGCCTGCTGACCAAGGAGTTCCGCGCAGAGCAGCCCGCGAAGACGTTCCTGTTCACGCAGCAGGGCACGTTCAACAAGGCGCGGATGCAGGACCTGCGCAACCTCGCCACCGACGGTCCGACCGTCGCGGACCTTGAGGCCGTGGGCGTGCGCGTCGCGTTCCTCGCGGGGGAGAAGGACGCGGTCATCAGTCCGGCGACGGTCACCAAGGCGCACGAACTCGTCGCAGGATCCCTGCTCGAGATCGTTCCCGGCGCGCCGCACTCGATGTACTGGGAAGCCCCCGAACTGTTCAACACCGCCGTAGCGAAGCTCGTCGACGCGCTGGAGCGTGTCGAGGTTCTGGAAAGGAACTGA
- a CDS encoding arylsulfatase codes for MTPPPADRPNVLLILADDLGFSDAGCYGSEIPTPNLDRLAAHGIRMSSFYTTPRCSPTRASLMTGRYSHDVGIGVLTRTVGYRGSLDPAVPTLAGVLAEQGYLTSLTGKWHLSADVSEPNETWPTRRGFEDFYGILGGGTSYFNPRAFYRNEDPIEAPADDAFYLTDALSDHALEVIDWAGRENRPYFLYLAYTAPHWPLQAPDDDIAVHRGRYHVGWDAAREAREARQAELDLFPAPFRPSPRDPQEPAWSATDDPDWQQRRMEVFAAQVTAMDRGIGRILDDLESRGELENTLVLFLSDNGAEAEELQVGRFLSPHVTPKVTRQGDDVTIGNAPDIEPGPEHTFTSYGRPWANLSNTPFRMYKKWVHEGGIAAPLIVSWPAGGISSGEVLHSPMHVIDLLPTIASAVGATAPDEIAGVDVLDALRGGPSPERPLFWEHIGNGAVRDGRWKLTREHGSAWELYDMEADRAELDDLSTRYPEIVESLAARWHEWADAHGVIPFPRLQDMYEERGLPRWQAKS; via the coding sequence TTGACGCCCCCACCCGCCGATCGCCCCAACGTGCTGCTCATCCTCGCCGACGATCTCGGATTCTCGGACGCCGGCTGCTACGGCAGCGAGATCCCGACCCCGAATCTCGACCGCCTCGCCGCGCACGGCATCCGTATGTCGAGCTTTTACACGACGCCGCGGTGCAGTCCGACCCGCGCCTCGCTGATGACCGGTCGCTACTCCCACGATGTGGGCATCGGGGTGCTCACGCGCACGGTCGGCTATCGCGGGTCGCTTGATCCGGCCGTCCCGACACTCGCCGGTGTTCTTGCCGAGCAGGGCTATCTCACCAGCCTCACCGGCAAGTGGCACCTGTCGGCGGATGTGTCCGAGCCGAATGAGACGTGGCCGACTCGGCGCGGGTTCGAGGACTTCTACGGGATCCTGGGCGGAGGAACGAGCTACTTCAACCCCCGCGCGTTCTACCGCAACGAGGATCCCATCGAGGCGCCCGCCGACGATGCGTTCTACCTCACGGACGCGCTGAGCGACCATGCCCTCGAGGTCATCGACTGGGCAGGTCGCGAGAACCGCCCGTACTTCCTCTACCTCGCCTACACGGCACCGCACTGGCCGCTGCAGGCGCCGGACGACGACATCGCTGTGCACCGCGGGCGCTACCACGTCGGCTGGGATGCCGCCCGCGAAGCCCGCGAGGCGCGCCAGGCCGAACTCGATCTGTTCCCCGCACCCTTCAGACCGTCCCCGCGCGACCCGCAAGAACCGGCCTGGAGCGCCACCGACGACCCGGATTGGCAACAGCGCCGCATGGAGGTCTTCGCGGCGCAGGTGACCGCCATGGATCGTGGGATCGGGAGGATCCTCGACGATCTCGAGTCGCGGGGTGAGCTCGAGAACACGCTCGTGCTCTTCCTCTCCGACAACGGCGCCGAGGCCGAGGAACTGCAGGTGGGAAGATTCCTGTCTCCGCACGTGACGCCCAAGGTCACGCGCCAGGGCGACGATGTGACGATCGGGAACGCCCCGGACATCGAACCGGGACCGGAGCACACGTTCACCAGCTATGGCCGACCCTGGGCGAATCTGTCCAACACGCCTTTCCGGATGTACAAGAAGTGGGTGCACGAGGGCGGCATCGCCGCTCCCCTCATCGTCTCGTGGCCGGCGGGCGGCATATCGTCGGGCGAGGTCCTGCACTCTCCGATGCATGTCATCGACCTGCTCCCCACGATCGCTTCGGCGGTCGGCGCGACGGCCCCCGACGAGATCGCGGGCGTCGACGTCCTGGACGCGCTCCGCGGCGGCCCGTCCCCGGAGCGGCCATTGTTCTGGGAGCACATCGGCAACGGCGCGGTCCGCGACGGTCGATGGAAGCTCACGCGCGAGCACGGTTCCGCGTGGGAGCTGTACGACATGGAGGCCGACCGCGCCGAGCTCGACGACCTCTCGACCCGGTATCCCGAGATCGTGGAGTCCCTCGCCGCCAGGTGGCACGAGTGGGCGGACGCGCACGGGGTCATTCCGTTCCCGCGTCTTCAGGACATGTACGAGGAGCGTGGACTGCCTCGCTGGCAGGCGAAGTCCTAG
- a CDS encoding MarR family winged helix-turn-helix transcriptional regulator: protein MDEGAEVVFVELATVVNDVVREMRVRSSANGPAIPLTQNQSQIMSCVHSAPGSTPSQIAARTGLQRANVSTALRDLRDRDYIESEPDAHDRRAVRIYATARADETLAGLRAGWAGVLAEAWHDDPETLASVTETLALLRNRLMAIVPQPSSAPVPTAR from the coding sequence GTGGACGAGGGCGCCGAGGTGGTGTTCGTCGAACTGGCGACAGTCGTCAATGACGTCGTCCGTGAGATGCGGGTGCGCAGCAGCGCGAACGGCCCGGCGATCCCGCTCACCCAGAACCAGAGCCAGATCATGAGCTGCGTCCACAGTGCACCTGGCTCGACGCCCTCGCAGATCGCGGCCCGCACGGGACTGCAGCGAGCGAACGTCAGCACCGCGCTGCGCGACCTGCGCGACCGCGACTACATCGAGTCGGAGCCCGACGCACACGATCGGCGCGCCGTACGCATCTACGCGACGGCCCGCGCCGACGAGACTCTCGCCGGGCTGAGAGCCGGATGGGCCGGCGTACTCGCCGAGGCCTGGCACGACGATCCCGAAACGCTGGCGAGCGTCACCGAGACCCTCGCGCTCCTGCGCAACCGACTGATGGCGATCGTCCCTCAGCCCTCCTCCGCTCCCGTTCCCACCGCACGCTGA
- a CDS encoding NAD-dependent succinate-semialdehyde dehydrogenase, whose protein sequence is MTIITEPTSRAAEAYAGARLGLFIDGEWREAADGRTFDVFNPATEEVIGHVPRAGAPDIDDALAAAERAFPLWRDTSAFEKSRILLKTVELLRERAEAIGELMAIEQGKPLKDAINEVKRVSGTLEWCAQETRRLYGRIIPTDVDTDLTVRYEPVGVVGAIVPWNFPAGSPMRKMSAAIAAGCALVIKASEEVPATACALAQAFHDAGLPKGVLNLVFGRGAETSERLIDAPQTRLIAFTGSVPVGKILNARAGALMKPTIMELGGHAPVIIAADADPIQAARRTSAAKWANAGQVCTSPSRIFVHESIAEEFIAEMVRLAEAHTVGDPLDPDTTLGSLINAKRVAATDHLVQDAVAHGATVAAGGRKVGDRGHFYAPTVLTNVPLDAEVMSEEPFGPIAPITTFTDLDEAMRIANSLPFGLAAYGFTESASTANVMARGFEAGILSINHCGGSVTEAPSGGFKESGIGRESGPEGVQAYVVTKRVSHKLR, encoded by the coding sequence ATGACCATCATCACCGAACCCACTTCCCGCGCCGCCGAGGCGTACGCGGGCGCCCGCCTGGGACTGTTCATCGACGGCGAGTGGCGCGAGGCCGCGGACGGCCGCACCTTCGATGTCTTCAACCCCGCCACCGAAGAGGTGATCGGTCACGTCCCGCGCGCCGGAGCGCCCGACATCGACGACGCGCTCGCCGCGGCGGAGCGCGCCTTCCCGCTGTGGCGCGACACCTCGGCGTTCGAGAAGAGCCGCATCCTGCTGAAGACCGTAGAGCTGCTGCGTGAGCGCGCCGAGGCGATCGGCGAGCTCATGGCCATCGAGCAGGGCAAGCCGCTCAAGGACGCGATCAACGAGGTCAAGCGCGTCTCGGGAACCCTCGAGTGGTGCGCGCAGGAGACCCGCCGACTGTACGGCCGCATCATCCCCACCGACGTCGACACCGATCTCACGGTCCGTTACGAACCCGTCGGCGTCGTCGGCGCGATCGTGCCGTGGAACTTCCCCGCCGGTTCGCCGATGCGCAAGATGTCGGCCGCGATCGCCGCCGGCTGCGCGCTAGTGATCAAAGCGTCCGAGGAGGTGCCTGCGACCGCGTGCGCGCTCGCACAGGCGTTCCACGACGCCGGGCTGCCGAAGGGCGTGCTGAACCTCGTGTTCGGTCGCGGCGCCGAGACCAGCGAGCGCCTCATCGACGCCCCGCAGACCCGCCTCATCGCGTTCACCGGCTCGGTCCCGGTCGGCAAGATCCTCAACGCCCGCGCCGGCGCGCTGATGAAGCCCACGATCATGGAGCTCGGCGGTCACGCCCCCGTGATCATCGCTGCCGATGCCGACCCGATCCAGGCCGCCCGCCGCACGTCGGCCGCCAAGTGGGCGAACGCGGGACAGGTGTGCACTTCGCCGTCGCGCATCTTCGTGCACGAGTCCATCGCCGAGGAGTTCATCGCCGAGATGGTGCGCCTGGCCGAGGCGCACACCGTCGGCGACCCGCTCGATCCCGACACCACGCTGGGATCGCTCATCAACGCCAAACGCGTCGCGGCGACCGATCACCTCGTGCAGGATGCGGTCGCGCACGGCGCCACGGTCGCCGCCGGGGGCCGGAAGGTCGGCGACCGGGGCCACTTCTACGCGCCCACGGTGCTGACGAACGTGCCGCTGGACGCCGAGGTCATGAGCGAGGAGCCCTTCGGCCCCATCGCCCCGATCACGACGTTCACCGACCTCGACGAGGCGATGCGCATCGCGAACTCGCTGCCGTTCGGTCTCGCCGCCTACGGCTTCACTGAGTCGGCGTCGACTGCGAACGTCATGGCACGCGGCTTCGAGGCCGGCATCCTCTCGATCAACCACTGCGGTGGATCAGTCACCGAGGCTCCGTCCGGCGGGTTCAAGGAGTCCGGCATCGGCAGGGAGTCGGGTCCCGAGGGCGTGCAGGCCTACGTCGTCACCAAGCGCGTCAGTCACAAGTTGCGCTGA
- a CDS encoding flavodoxin family protein — protein sequence MKIVALYGTESGHAEEVAFALRKSLTGHEVEAVNMADAATDVFEPGPLFLIACATHGGGELPGFAQFLHDDLIDLHPNLSGVRYAMFGLGDTSYGEKYNRGSKQFDELLTGLGAERVGPFGEHDELSRQDPGKLGVTWAREVLAAIGA from the coding sequence ATGAAGATCGTCGCACTGTACGGCACCGAGTCCGGTCACGCCGAGGAGGTCGCTTTCGCCCTTCGCAAAAGCCTGACCGGTCACGAGGTCGAGGCCGTGAACATGGCGGATGCCGCCACCGACGTGTTCGAGCCGGGACCGCTCTTCCTCATCGCGTGTGCCACGCACGGCGGAGGCGAGCTGCCCGGCTTCGCGCAGTTCCTTCACGACGACCTGATCGACCTGCATCCGAACCTCTCCGGGGTCCGGTACGCGATGTTCGGGCTCGGCGACACGTCCTACGGAGAGAAGTACAACCGGGGATCCAAGCAGTTCGACGAGCTCCTCACCGGCCTCGGCGCTGAGCGCGTCGGGCCGTTCGGTGAGCACGACGAGCTGTCACGGCAGGACCCCGGCAAGCTCGGCGTCACGTGGGCCCGCGAAGTGCTCGCGGCGATCGGCGCGTGA
- a CDS encoding fumarylacetoacetate hydrolase family protein translates to MRYARCVADGREFYAIVEGDEAVEISDAPWLAHERGRRHPISSVSWLPPVLPPTFYAAGFNYKAHNRHHEELGYDPVKVGDHPEVGYRAQSALAAHGDAIVKPDGVEGRFETEAEVVAVIGTTLKHATRHEAKAAVFGWTIGNDVSARTWQHADRTFYRAKNADTFKPMGPWIETDVDPMASTTTVRRNGVVDAVFATGDMIFDPYDFIVEMTKYITLRPGDVLWMGADGNTPMGVGDVIDIEITGIGTLTNTVAAEGRRTDTLVGIQKGHGR, encoded by the coding sequence ATGCGGTACGCACGGTGCGTGGCCGACGGTCGCGAGTTCTACGCGATCGTCGAAGGCGACGAGGCCGTCGAGATCTCGGACGCCCCGTGGCTCGCGCACGAGCGCGGCCGGCGGCATCCGATCTCCTCGGTCTCGTGGCTACCCCCCGTGCTGCCGCCGACGTTCTATGCGGCGGGGTTCAACTACAAGGCCCACAACCGGCACCACGAGGAGCTCGGCTACGATCCCGTCAAGGTCGGCGACCACCCCGAGGTCGGCTACCGGGCGCAGTCGGCGCTCGCCGCGCACGGCGATGCGATCGTCAAGCCCGACGGCGTCGAGGGCCGGTTCGAGACCGAGGCGGAAGTGGTCGCGGTGATCGGCACGACCCTCAAGCACGCCACCCGCCACGAGGCGAAGGCCGCGGTCTTCGGCTGGACGATCGGCAACGACGTCTCGGCCCGCACGTGGCAGCACGCCGACCGCACGTTCTATCGGGCGAAGAACGCCGATACGTTCAAGCCGATGGGCCCGTGGATCGAGACCGACGTCGACCCGATGGCCTCGACCACGACTGTGCGCCGCAACGGCGTCGTCGACGCGGTCTTCGCCACCGGCGACATGATCTTCGATCCGTACGACTTCATCGTCGAGATGACGAAGTACATCACTCTGCGTCCGGGCGACGTTCTCTGGATGGGCGCGGACGGCAACACCCCGATGGGCGTGGGCGATGTCATCGACATCGAGATCACGGGCATCGGGACACTCACCAACACCGTGGCGGCCGAAGGTCGCCGCACCGACACCCTCGTCGGCATCCAGAAAGGACACGGACGATGA
- a CDS encoding VOC family protein → MSIERIESVTYGVEDVDECARFFSDFGLTLQEQSPERAVLTTQVGQTVVLRPIDDPDLPPSVEPGSPGIREVVWGVDSQASLEALVADLSTDREVAIDADGVAHTLDETGYGVALAVTKPEDMNFDVRRYNSRGRVERWNESHTAIPQIRPIRICHVALNIPKEGRWEAVHFYLDRLNFRATDIVKPMGVFMQIEGDDDQHNFLLCHRPDRAGTNHTSYEVSGFDDVIEGGNHMIEKGWREARRLGRHTVGSNVFRFIHCPAGGRVEYAADMDRVDDTYGPNVHETTPPHHIWVLETNRDARVPNTSEGSALA, encoded by the coding sequence ATGTCGATCGAGCGCATCGAGTCCGTGACGTACGGCGTCGAGGACGTCGACGAATGCGCCCGCTTCTTCTCGGACTTCGGACTGACCCTCCAGGAGCAGAGCCCCGAGCGCGCCGTCCTCACGACCCAGGTCGGCCAGACCGTCGTGCTGCGGCCGATCGACGACCCGGACCTGCCGCCCTCGGTCGAGCCGGGCAGCCCCGGGATCCGCGAGGTCGTGTGGGGCGTCGACTCCCAGGCCTCCCTCGAGGCGCTGGTGGCGGACCTGAGCACCGACCGCGAGGTCGCGATCGATGCCGATGGGGTTGCCCACACGCTCGACGAGACCGGGTACGGCGTCGCGCTTGCCGTGACGAAGCCCGAGGACATGAACTTCGACGTCCGCAGGTACAACAGCCGCGGACGTGTCGAGCGGTGGAACGAATCCCACACCGCGATCCCGCAGATCCGCCCGATTCGCATCTGCCATGTGGCGCTGAACATCCCGAAGGAGGGGCGCTGGGAGGCCGTGCACTTTTACCTCGACCGGCTGAACTTCCGCGCCACCGACATCGTCAAGCCGATGGGGGTGTTCATGCAGATCGAAGGCGACGACGACCAGCACAACTTCCTGCTCTGCCACCGCCCCGACCGCGCCGGCACCAACCACACCTCGTACGAGGTATCGGGGTTCGACGACGTCATCGAGGGCGGCAACCACATGATCGAGAAGGGCTGGCGCGAAGCGCGCCGGCTGGGTCGCCACACCGTCGGCTCGAACGTGTTCCGCTTCATCCACTGCCCGGCAGGCGGGCGGGTGGAGTACGCCGCCGACATGGACCGCGTCGACGACACGTACGGCCCGAACGTGCACGAGACCACCCCGCCGCATCACATCTGGGTGCTCGAGACCAATCGCGATGCCCGCGTGCCCAACACCTCGGAAGGATCAGCACTCGCATGA
- a CDS encoding VOC family protein — protein sequence MTTVDSTAPDTDAGPRHVEKGFSLPEPKFDEQGRSIEPKYIHHVNFPTTNVDRTVEWYTKVFGLKRVMPKSNSRVVLMTKGRFDLHFTPVEEMDRMAPYHYAIEVEDWDGFMGHLDSLGIRHTREVERPENQSKFCYIHDPDHTMIEIVFHGRRPA from the coding sequence ATGACCACCGTCGATTCCACCGCACCCGACACCGACGCCGGCCCCCGGCACGTCGAGAAGGGCTTCAGCCTGCCCGAACCCAAGTTCGACGAGCAGGGCCGCAGCATCGAGCCGAAGTACATCCACCACGTCAACTTCCCCACCACCAACGTCGACCGCACCGTCGAGTGGTACACGAAGGTCTTCGGGCTCAAGCGCGTCATGCCGAAGTCCAACTCGCGCGTCGTGCTCATGACCAAGGGCCGCTTCGACCTGCACTTCACCCCCGTCGAGGAGATGGACCGCATGGCGCCGTACCACTACGCCATCGAGGTCGAGGACTGGGACGGCTTCATGGGGCACCTCGACAGCCTCGGCATCCGCCACACCCGCGAAGTGGAGCGGCCCGAGAACCAGTCGAAGTTCTGCTACATCCACGATCCCGACCACACGATGATCGAGATCGTGTTCCACGGGCGGCGTCCCGCCTAG
- a CDS encoding MFS transporter yields the protein MLLRFAPMIYGPTLLFGLGEGALLPLLPVIASSLGADVAQAALIASIIVIARLIGNIPAGWLVARIGERRSMAIAGALALFGGIGVLLSPTVALLGVSVFGIGLCASAFGLARHAFMTTRVPLRYRARALSVLGGSFRLGMFAGPFAAAALVAAAGTETSAVWFFIASLVALVILVLVGRDPEDELRAEGSLPGSGSTPARAAGSGTTHRAAPDGVFRTMWAHRGVLFRLGTSTAALSGLRQARVYLLPIWGVSLGLNAETIALVVGITGALEFALFYSSGQIMDRWGRLWASMPSMILMGGAFLGLAFTHDLSNAMSWFIAAAIVVGVGNGLSSGILMTLGADVAPPGNPAPFLGSWRTLTDAGAAAAPLLIAGVTAAVSLPVATAVIGVAGLAGAVGFAVFVPRYVPHHR from the coding sequence ATGCTGCTGCGGTTCGCCCCGATGATCTACGGCCCGACGCTGCTGTTCGGGCTCGGCGAGGGCGCGCTGCTGCCGCTGCTGCCCGTCATCGCCTCATCGCTCGGCGCCGATGTCGCCCAGGCGGCCCTGATCGCCTCGATCATCGTCATCGCCCGGCTGATCGGCAATATCCCGGCAGGCTGGCTCGTGGCCCGCATCGGCGAGCGCCGGTCGATGGCGATCGCCGGCGCGCTGGCGCTGTTCGGCGGCATCGGCGTGCTGCTCTCGCCAACCGTCGCGCTGCTGGGCGTCTCGGTATTCGGCATCGGCCTGTGCGCCTCGGCGTTCGGGCTCGCGCGGCACGCGTTCATGACCACGCGCGTGCCGCTTCGGTACCGCGCCCGGGCATTGTCGGTGCTCGGCGGCTCATTCCGGCTCGGGATGTTCGCGGGTCCGTTCGCCGCCGCCGCGCTCGTCGCTGCCGCCGGCACCGAGACCTCGGCCGTCTGGTTCTTCATCGCCTCGCTCGTCGCGCTCGTGATCCTGGTGCTCGTCGGCCGCGATCCCGAAGATGAGCTGCGCGCCGAGGGGTCACTCCCCGGGTCCGGCTCGACGCCCGCGCGCGCAGCCGGGTCCGGCACGACGCACCGCGCAGCGCCCGACGGCGTGTTCCGCACCATGTGGGCGCACCGCGGCGTGCTGTTCAGGCTGGGCACGTCCACAGCGGCGCTCTCGGGACTCCGGCAGGCGCGCGTCTACCTCCTCCCGATCTGGGGGGTCTCGCTGGGGCTGAACGCCGAGACGATCGCGCTGGTGGTGGGAATCACCGGCGCCCTGGAGTTCGCCCTGTTCTACTCCAGCGGCCAGATCATGGACCGCTGGGGACGGCTGTGGGCGTCGATGCCGTCGATGATCCTCATGGGCGGCGCGTTCCTCGGCCTGGCATTCACGCACGACCTGTCGAACGCCATGTCCTGGTTCATCGCGGCCGCAATCGTCGTCGGCGTCGGGAACGGCCTCTCGAGCGGCATCCTGATGACGCTCGGCGCCGACGTCGCCCCGCCGGGCAACCCGGCGCCGTTCCTGGGGTCATGGCGCACGCTGACGGATGCTGGAGCGGCCGCGGCACCGCTGCTCATCGCCGGGGTGACGGCGGCGGTGTCTCTTCCGGTCGCGACCGCCGTGATCGGCGTCGCGGGACTGGCGGGCGCGGTCGGCTTCGCGGTGTTCGTCCCCCGCTACGTGCCGCACCACCGGTGA
- a CDS encoding putative quinol monooxygenase, which translates to MSGPVTVVARLHPDPASAEQAAAAVRAAVPGILAEDGCEQYEPHRADDGTFVIVERWSSREALAAHNTGAAVQVLRDGVKGLMAAPTEVTVAEAL; encoded by the coding sequence ATGAGCGGCCCCGTCACCGTCGTCGCCCGCCTGCACCCCGACCCCGCGTCGGCGGAGCAGGCGGCCGCGGCCGTGCGGGCGGCCGTGCCCGGCATCCTGGCCGAGGACGGCTGCGAGCAGTACGAGCCGCACCGCGCCGACGATGGCACGTTCGTCATCGTCGAGCGGTGGTCTTCCCGCGAGGCGCTCGCCGCCCACAACACCGGCGCCGCCGTGCAGGTGCTGCGCGACGGCGTGAAAGGTCTGATGGCGGCGCCGACCGAGGTCACGGTGGCCGAGGCGCTGTAA
- the lhgO gene encoding L-2-hydroxyglutarate oxidase translates to MAGTTGIIGGGIVGIALARALTQRGDQVTVLEKEARLAQHQTGHNSGVVHAGLYYKPGSLKATLCAAGRVSIREFCEEKGLPYREVGKLVVAVDETELSALAEIERRSIENGVPDLDRIDDVARLREIEPHVAGVAAVHSPRTAVVDYATITEAMAQDVRAAGGAIRLGHEVTGIRHENGRVRVTTPVSEDVFERVIVCAGLQSDVVARFVGADPSPKILPFRGEYWELKSSRTDLVSGMIYPVPDPRFPFLGVHFTRGVYDNVHVGPNAVPALRREGYSWLQWSVKDTWESLRWPGAWPLAKQHWRMGVDEISGSLIKPLYFQKARRFVPELTMTDLEHKSGAGVRAQAWGRAGELLDDFAVDQVGPVTVLRNAPSPAATSSIAIAEYVIEHYLARTSV, encoded by the coding sequence ATGGCGGGCACCACCGGGATCATCGGCGGCGGCATCGTCGGCATCGCGCTCGCCCGCGCGCTCACGCAGCGCGGCGACCAGGTGACGGTGCTCGAGAAGGAGGCCCGCCTCGCTCAGCACCAGACCGGCCACAATTCCGGCGTCGTCCACGCCGGGCTCTACTACAAGCCCGGCTCGCTCAAGGCGACACTGTGCGCGGCCGGCCGGGTGTCGATCCGCGAGTTCTGCGAAGAGAAGGGCCTGCCCTACCGCGAGGTCGGCAAGCTCGTCGTGGCCGTCGACGAGACCGAGCTTTCCGCGCTCGCCGAGATCGAGCGACGCTCGATCGAGAACGGGGTGCCCGACCTGGATCGCATCGACGACGTCGCGCGGCTGCGCGAGATCGAGCCGCACGTCGCCGGCGTCGCCGCGGTCCACTCCCCCCGCACGGCGGTCGTGGACTACGCCACGATCACCGAGGCGATGGCGCAGGACGTCCGCGCTGCGGGCGGCGCGATCCGCCTCGGGCACGAGGTCACCGGCATCCGTCACGAGAACGGCCGCGTGCGCGTCACGACGCCGGTGTCCGAGGACGTGTTCGAGCGTGTGATCGTGTGCGCAGGGTTGCAGTCCGACGTCGTCGCCCGGTTCGTCGGGGCCGACCCGTCACCGAAGATCCTGCCGTTCCGCGGCGAGTACTGGGAGCTCAAGTCCTCGCGCACAGACCTCGTCAGCGGCATGATCTACCCGGTGCCGGACCCGCGGTTCCCGTTCCTCGGCGTGCACTTCACGCGCGGCGTGTACGACAACGTGCACGTGGGACCCAACGCCGTGCCGGCCTTGCGCCGCGAGGGCTACAGCTGGCTGCAGTGGTCGGTGAAGGACACGTGGGAGTCGCTGCGGTGGCCCGGGGCGTGGCCGCTCGCGAAGCAGCACTGGCGCATGGGCGTCGACGAGATCTCGGGATCGCTCATCAAGCCGCTGTACTTCCAGAAGGCGCGACGCTTCGTCCCCGAGCTGACCATGACCGACCTCGAGCACAAGAGCGGTGCGGGTGTGCGTGCCCAGGCCTGGGGACGAGCTGGCGAGCTGCTCGACGACTTCGCCGTCGACCAGGTCGGCCCCGTCACCGTGCTGCGCAACGCCCCTTCACCCGCGGCGACGAGTTCCATCGCCATCGCCGAATACGTCATCGAGCACTACCTGGCCCGCACCTCTGTCTGA